The Nevskiales bacterium genome includes a window with the following:
- a CDS encoding Sir2 family NAD-dependent protein deacetylase — protein EAQLTEEKLPIEVALSGQMLRREPQLTWKYIHQIESACRGARHNVAHQVIAQMQERFETVCVLTQNIDGFHRDACSRELIEIHGNIHELHCVCCDYEAWADDYSGIELPPACPRCGELVRPRVVLFGEMLPEAALARLERQARRGFDAVLSIGTTSVFPYIAGPVHEARRAGIPTIEINPGKSEVSAIVDCRLRQRAAVALPQLWARL, from the coding sequence GAGGCACAGCTGACCGAGGAGAAGCTGCCGATCGAGGTGGCGCTGTCCGGGCAGATGCTGCGGCGCGAGCCGCAGCTGACCTGGAAATACATCCACCAGATCGAGAGCGCCTGTCGCGGCGCGCGCCACAACGTCGCGCACCAGGTGATCGCGCAGATGCAGGAGCGCTTCGAGACCGTCTGCGTGCTGACTCAGAACATCGACGGCTTCCACCGCGACGCCTGCAGCCGCGAGCTGATCGAGATCCACGGCAATATTCACGAGCTGCACTGCGTGTGCTGCGACTACGAGGCCTGGGCCGACGACTACAGCGGGATCGAGCTGCCGCCGGCCTGTCCGCGCTGCGGCGAGCTGGTGCGGCCGCGGGTGGTGCTGTTCGGCGAGATGCTGCCGGAAGCCGCGCTGGCGCGGCTCGAGCGCCAGGCTCGGCGCGGCTTCGACGCCGTGCTCAGCATCGGCACGACCAGTGTGTTCCCCTATATCGCCGGGCCGGTGCACGAGGCGCGGCGCGCCGGCATCCCGACCATCGAGATCAATCCGGGCAAGAGCGAGGTGTCGGCCATCGTGGATTGTCGATTGCGCCAGCGGGCGGCAGTGGCACTGCCCCAGCTCTGGGCGCGGCTTTAA